In Streptomyces sp. DG2A-72, one genomic interval encodes:
- a CDS encoding ATP-dependent DNA ligase, with product MLATPGTLPPAAQDARWAYETKQDGQRVVVYLAGDGSVVLRARSGEEITGAYPELRPLGGALGVTPAVLDGEILALDEHGRADFQLLQSRMGLAHAPARAARLAARSPVHLVLFDVMHLGGRSLLPLSYARRRGELEALGLQGPFWSTPAALVGHGEQALRATREHGLEGLVCKRLDSVYEPGVRSRFWIKIRNTRSADIVVGGWVPGKGRLLTSGLPGAVLVGQRAAGRLRYVGNVGTGWSEPEREQLAGLLRAAASDVCPFDPVPQVAGARWVRPRLVGEVRYSTRTRAGMLRQPSWLRLRPDLTPEESAADLPDEPV from the coding sequence ATGCTCGCCACGCCGGGCACCCTGCCGCCCGCCGCTCAGGACGCGCGCTGGGCCTACGAGACCAAGCAGGACGGGCAGCGTGTGGTGGTCTATCTCGCCGGGGACGGCAGCGTGGTGCTGCGCGCGCGGTCCGGGGAGGAGATCACCGGCGCCTACCCCGAACTGCGGCCGCTGGGCGGGGCGCTCGGCGTCACGCCGGCGGTGCTGGACGGGGAGATCCTGGCGCTGGACGAACACGGCCGGGCCGACTTCCAGCTGCTCCAGTCCCGGATGGGCCTGGCCCACGCGCCCGCCCGCGCGGCCCGTCTCGCTGCTCGAAGCCCGGTTCATCTCGTGCTGTTCGACGTGATGCACCTGGGAGGGCGCTCCCTGCTCCCTCTCTCCTATGCCCGGCGGCGCGGGGAGTTGGAGGCGCTGGGCCTTCAGGGACCGTTCTGGTCGACGCCCGCCGCGCTGGTCGGCCATGGCGAGCAGGCCCTGCGGGCCACGCGCGAGCACGGCCTGGAGGGGCTGGTCTGCAAGCGGCTCGACTCGGTGTACGAGCCCGGGGTGCGCTCCCGGTTCTGGATCAAGATCCGGAACACGCGCAGTGCGGACATCGTCGTCGGCGGCTGGGTGCCCGGCAAGGGCCGGCTCCTGACCTCGGGCCTGCCCGGCGCCGTCCTGGTCGGCCAGCGGGCCGCGGGCCGGCTGCGTTACGTCGGCAATGTGGGCACGGGCTGGAGCGAGCCCGAGCGGGAGCAGCTCGCCGGGCTGCTGCGGGCCGCCGCATCGGACGTCTGCCCCTTCGACCCCGTCCCGCAGGTGGCCGGCGCGCGCTGGGTCCGGCCCCGGCTGGTCGGCGAGGTCCGCTACAGCACCCGCACCAGGGCGGGGATGCTGCGCCAGCCGTCCTGGCTCCGGCTCAGGCCGGATCTCACACCGGAGGAGTCGGCGGCGGACCTACCTGACGAACCTGTGTGA
- a CDS encoding NPP1 family protein: MSSKKSAVHHRRWLTGLGGAVALVVAIPTTAFAAPPTALPANAESAEQTYQPAFDYDTDGCYSTPAIGPDGTLNGGLNPTGALNGNCRDASDLNNTNGYSRYKCNNGWCAYMYGLYFEKDQAVAGSSIGGHRHDWEHVVVWVQNNAVRYVSTSNHGSFTVSAASSVRFDGTHAKIVYHKDGISTHCFRLANSNDEPPENHEGTWQYPPLVGWNGYPSGVRDKLVAANWGSANFGLKDGNFNSHLASAKPSGIAFDPNA, encoded by the coding sequence GTGTCGTCGAAGAAGTCCGCCGTACACCACCGGAGATGGCTCACCGGCCTGGGCGGTGCCGTCGCTCTCGTCGTCGCCATCCCCACCACCGCATTCGCGGCTCCCCCCACAGCGCTGCCCGCCAACGCGGAGTCGGCCGAGCAGACGTACCAGCCCGCGTTCGACTACGACACGGACGGCTGCTACTCCACTCCGGCCATCGGCCCGGACGGCACCCTCAACGGCGGCCTCAACCCGACCGGTGCCCTGAACGGCAACTGCCGGGACGCCTCGGACCTGAACAACACCAACGGGTACTCGCGCTACAAGTGCAACAACGGCTGGTGCGCCTACATGTACGGCCTGTACTTCGAGAAGGACCAGGCCGTCGCGGGCAGCAGCATCGGCGGGCACCGGCACGACTGGGAGCACGTCGTCGTGTGGGTGCAGAACAACGCGGTGCGGTACGTGTCGACCTCGAACCACGGCTCGTTCACCGTCAGCGCCGCCTCGTCGGTCCGCTTCGACGGCACGCACGCGAAGATCGTCTACCACAAGGACGGCATCAGCACGCACTGCTTCCGCCTGGCGAACTCGAACGACGAGCCGCCGGAGAACCACGAGGGCACCTGGCAGTACCCGCCGCTGGTCGGCTGGAACGGCTACCCTTCGGGCGTCCGCGACAAGCTCGTCGCGGCCAACTGGGGCAGCGCGAACTTCGGCCTGAAGGACGGCAACTTCAACTCCCACCTGGCCTCGGCGAAGCCGTCCGGAATCGCGTTCGACCCCAACGCCTGA
- a CDS encoding glycosyl hydrolase family 65 protein, whose translation MAVDEQQRISRRRFLAALGTAGSGAVPVRARAAAVGNGYTMPSLVFEDPATQRRLGALYAQALSDLAGAHTVPADPSVYDRAGLLAHPPGTVVRAGGGYPAPQRWTRDAAVNAWHAVSLLAPEVGRNTLWSVVERGPDGLIVQQDNQWWDQIVWVPAAWHHYLVTGDRAFLAKAYETSVNTLAARRARDADASHGLFRGPGFMNDGISGYPDPPASDRVRSSFVLDHPGTDRLMCLSTNCLYYGAQSALAAMADVLGKPDRAASSRADAAKLRRAVDRHLWRPEAGTYAYLLHGNGQTDTSQEGAGLALALALGVADRDQARQVLDTTHWQPHGIVNVWPHFPRFDDTRPGRHNVMVWPMVHGLYGQAAAGAGRTDLFARAVDLLAALFSGTGFHELYDSVSGAVDGGWQAGGSGRAEHFVSQPDQTWSATAYLRLLHEGLFGLTFTEDALRLRPCLPEGWGPVSLRGLRYRGMTLDIALTGSGSRVRSCTVDGRGGEPVVAADGTGHHTVELVLDGDLLEPGEHLS comes from the coding sequence ATGGCGGTCGACGAGCAGCAGCGGATCTCACGGCGGCGTTTCCTGGCCGCGCTGGGAACGGCCGGTTCCGGCGCCGTCCCCGTGCGTGCGCGGGCCGCGGCCGTGGGGAACGGCTACACCATGCCCTCCCTCGTCTTCGAAGACCCGGCCACCCAGCGGCGGCTCGGCGCCCTGTACGCGCAGGCACTGTCGGACCTCGCCGGCGCGCACACCGTCCCCGCCGACCCGTCGGTGTACGACAGGGCCGGACTGCTCGCCCACCCGCCCGGCACCGTCGTACGGGCCGGTGGCGGGTATCCCGCACCGCAGCGGTGGACCCGGGACGCGGCCGTCAACGCGTGGCATGCGGTGAGCCTGCTGGCGCCGGAGGTCGGACGCAACACGCTGTGGTCGGTCGTCGAGCGCGGCCCGGACGGGCTGATCGTCCAGCAGGACAACCAGTGGTGGGACCAGATCGTGTGGGTCCCGGCCGCCTGGCACCACTACCTCGTCACCGGCGACCGAGCCTTCCTCGCCAAGGCGTACGAGACGTCCGTCAACACCCTCGCCGCGCGCCGGGCGCGTGACGCCGACGCCTCCCACGGCCTGTTCCGCGGACCCGGCTTCATGAACGACGGGATCTCCGGTTACCCGGACCCGCCCGCGTCGGACCGCGTCCGCTCCTCGTTCGTCCTCGACCATCCGGGCACCGACCGTCTGATGTGCCTGTCGACCAACTGCCTCTACTACGGCGCCCAGTCGGCCCTGGCCGCCATGGCGGACGTACTCGGAAAGCCGGACCGGGCGGCGTCCTCGCGTGCGGACGCCGCAAAGCTGCGCCGGGCCGTCGACCGGCATCTGTGGCGGCCCGAAGCCGGAACATACGCCTACCTCCTGCATGGCAACGGGCAGACGGACACGTCGCAGGAGGGCGCCGGGCTCGCACTGGCCCTTGCCCTCGGTGTCGCGGACCGCGACCAGGCCCGTCAGGTCCTGGACACCACCCACTGGCAGCCGCACGGCATCGTCAACGTCTGGCCGCACTTCCCGCGTTTCGACGACACCAGACCCGGGCGGCACAACGTCATGGTCTGGCCGATGGTGCACGGCCTGTACGGACAGGCCGCCGCCGGCGCGGGCCGCACCGATCTGTTCGCACGCGCGGTGGACCTGCTCGCCGCCCTCTTCTCCGGCACCGGTTTCCACGAGCTGTACGACTCGGTGAGCGGAGCCGTCGACGGTGGCTGGCAGGCCGGTGGGAGCGGACGCGCCGAGCACTTCGTGTCGCAGCCCGATCAGACCTGGTCGGCGACGGCGTATCTGCGGCTGCTGCACGAGGGCCTGTTCGGGCTGACCTTCACCGAGGACGCGCTTCGGCTGCGCCCCTGTCTGCCCGAGGGGTGGGGTCCGGTGAGCCTGCGCGGACTGCGCTACCGGGGCATGACGCTCGACATCGCCTTGACCGGGTCCGGCAGCCGGGTGCGGTCCTGCACGGTCGACGGACGCGGCGGCGAACCCGTGGTGGCCGCGGACGGGACGGGGCATCACACGGTCGAGCTTGTGCTCGACGGCGATCTGCTGGAGCCCGGCGAGCACCTCTCGTGA
- a CDS encoding GNAT family N-acetyltransferase, whose product MTLRVRPAEPADLQRVAELAAQHAAYERATPPAPDLAARLAGLLFGTPAPRLRCLVAELPGGELVGYATCALEISTWEGSEYLHMDCLFLAPGHRGLGLGPLLMDAVVDEARRLGITEVQWQTPAWNEGAVRFYDRLGARAKDKLRYSLQVVG is encoded by the coding sequence GTGACTTTGCGCGTCAGACCCGCCGAGCCCGCCGATCTGCAGCGCGTGGCCGAACTCGCCGCCCAGCACGCGGCCTACGAACGCGCCACGCCACCCGCCCCCGACCTCGCCGCACGGCTCGCGGGGCTGCTCTTCGGCACCCCGGCACCGCGCCTGCGCTGCCTGGTGGCCGAACTGCCCGGCGGCGAACTGGTCGGCTACGCCACCTGCGCGCTCGAGATCTCCACCTGGGAGGGGAGCGAGTACCTCCACATGGACTGCCTCTTCCTCGCCCCCGGCCATCGCGGCCTCGGCCTCGGTCCACTGCTGATGGACGCGGTGGTCGACGAGGCCCGGCGGCTGGGCATCACCGAGGTCCAGTGGCAGACACCCGCCTGGAACGAGGGTGCGGTCCGCTTCTACGACCGGTTGGGCGCCCGGGCGAAGGACAAACTCCGGTACAGCCTCCAGGTCGTCGGCTGA
- the hemC gene encoding hydroxymethylbilane synthase — protein MPVPDLIRIVSRDSPMALAQVERVRAELTAVHHGVRTEVVPVKTTGDKWLGDLSKVEGKGAFTKEVDAALLAGEADLAVHCVKDVPADRPLPAGTVFAAFLKRDDIRDALVHPGGLTLDELPSGTRIGTSSVRRVAQLAATHPHLQCVPFRGNANRRLAKLAAGDADALLLAVSGLERIDRRDVISEVLSPEVMMPPIGAGVLALQCREGDTELIDAVSALGHPDTHREATAERMFLHVLQGHCNSPIAGYAQVDRSGELSLRACVFTPDGKTRLNAHEWAGRLDPATLGTSVAVALLRQGAREIIDGIPH, from the coding sequence ATGCCCGTGCCCGATCTGATTCGTATCGTCTCCCGGGACTCGCCGATGGCGCTCGCCCAAGTGGAGCGTGTCCGCGCCGAGTTGACCGCCGTCCATCACGGTGTACGCACCGAGGTCGTGCCGGTGAAGACCACCGGCGACAAGTGGCTCGGCGATCTGTCGAAGGTCGAGGGCAAGGGGGCGTTCACCAAGGAAGTGGATGCCGCGCTGCTGGCCGGCGAGGCCGATCTCGCGGTGCACTGCGTGAAGGACGTGCCCGCCGACCGCCCCCTCCCCGCGGGCACGGTGTTCGCGGCGTTCCTGAAGCGGGACGACATCCGTGACGCCCTCGTCCATCCCGGCGGCCTCACCCTGGACGAGCTTCCCTCCGGCACCCGGATCGGCACCTCCTCGGTGCGCCGGGTCGCCCAACTGGCCGCCACCCACCCGCACCTGCAGTGCGTGCCGTTCCGCGGCAACGCCAACCGGCGCCTGGCGAAACTGGCGGCCGGTGACGCGGACGCGCTGCTGCTGGCGGTCTCCGGGCTGGAACGCATCGACCGACGCGATGTGATCAGCGAGGTGCTCTCCCCCGAGGTCATGATGCCGCCGATCGGCGCGGGCGTTCTCGCCCTGCAGTGCCGGGAGGGCGACACCGAGCTCATCGACGCGGTCAGCGCCCTCGGTCATCCGGACACGCATCGGGAGGCCACCGCGGAGCGTATGTTCCTGCACGTTCTGCAAGGACACTGCAACAGCCCGATCGCCGGATACGCACAGGTCGACCGAAGTGGCGAACTGTCCCTGCGTGCCTGTGTGTTCACGCCCGACGGCAAGACCCGCCTCAACGCCCACGAATGGGCCGGGCGGCTCGACCCCGCCACCCTCGGCACCTCGGTCGCCGTGGCGCTGCTGCGTCAGGGTGCCCGCGAGATCATCGACGGCATCCCGCACTGA
- a CDS encoding ABC transporter permease, protein MSEAPAAPHAVPADPAFGLLLKTPEPRAGWRLLPARVVAMCAVELQKLRHDRTELYTRAVQPTLWLLIFGQTFTRFKAIPTEGIPYIDYLAPGIIAQSAMFIAIFYGIQIIWERDAGILNKLLVTPTPRAALITGKAFAAGVKALIQAVVVIAIAAVLGVALTWNPLRLLGVAAVVVLGSAFFSCLSMTIAGIVLSRDRLLGFGQAITMPLFFGSNALYPLSVMPGWLQAVSKVNPLSYQVDALRGLLLGTEAHLATDFAVLVVAAALGITAASALLGRLAR, encoded by the coding sequence ATGTCCGAAGCACCCGCCGCACCGCACGCCGTGCCGGCTGACCCCGCGTTCGGGCTGCTGCTGAAGACCCCGGAGCCCCGCGCGGGCTGGCGCCTGCTGCCCGCCCGGGTCGTGGCGATGTGCGCCGTCGAACTGCAGAAGCTGCGCCACGACCGCACCGAGCTGTACACCCGCGCCGTCCAGCCCACCCTGTGGCTGCTGATCTTCGGCCAGACCTTCACCCGCTTCAAGGCGATCCCCACCGAGGGCATCCCCTACATCGACTACCTGGCGCCCGGCATCATCGCCCAGTCAGCGATGTTCATCGCCATCTTCTACGGCATCCAGATCATCTGGGAACGCGACGCCGGGATCCTCAACAAGCTCCTCGTCACACCGACCCCGCGGGCCGCGCTGATCACCGGGAAGGCGTTCGCGGCCGGAGTGAAGGCGCTGATCCAGGCCGTCGTCGTGATCGCCATCGCCGCCGTGCTCGGCGTGGCACTGACCTGGAACCCGCTGCGGCTGCTCGGCGTCGCGGCGGTCGTCGTCCTCGGGTCGGCCTTCTTCTCCTGCCTGTCGATGACCATCGCTGGGATCGTGCTCAGCCGCGACCGGCTGTTGGGCTTCGGGCAGGCCATCACGATGCCGCTGTTCTTCGGCTCCAACGCCCTGTACCCCCTCTCCGTCATGCCGGGCTGGCTCCAGGCGGTCAGCAAGGTCAACCCGCTGAGCTATCAGGTCGATGCCCTGCGCGGCCTCCTCCTCGGTACCGAAGCACACCTGGCGACCGACTTCGCGGTGCTCGTCGTGGCCGCCGCACTCGGCATCACCGCGGCCTCCGCGCTCCTCGGCCGGCTCGCCCGCTGA
- a CDS encoding ABC transporter ATP-binding protein, with protein sequence MTPDASAEPPAAISCTGLAHAFGDTNAVDGLDLAVLEGECFGLLGPNGAGKTTAIRCMTTLLPVPAGMVRVFGHDAAKDRMAVRRLLGYVPQQLSADAGLTGRENVALFARVFDVPRRERAERVRQALAAVGLTDAADRLAGTYSGGMIRRLELAQALVSAPRLLILDEPTIGLDPIARTSVWEHINAVRAATGMTVLVTTHYMDEADQYCDRVGLMHHGRIRALGTPAELRRGLAARRGTDTLPTLEDVFRDIAGSGLDDQSGGFRDVRSTRRTARRAG encoded by the coding sequence ATGACCCCGGACGCATCAGCCGAGCCGCCCGCCGCCATCTCCTGTACCGGGCTCGCCCACGCCTTCGGCGACACGAACGCCGTGGACGGGCTCGACCTGGCCGTCCTGGAGGGCGAGTGCTTCGGGCTGCTGGGCCCCAACGGCGCCGGGAAGACCACGGCGATCCGCTGCATGACCACCCTCCTGCCGGTCCCCGCCGGCATGGTCCGCGTCTTCGGGCACGACGCCGCAAAGGACCGTATGGCCGTACGACGGCTGCTCGGCTACGTCCCGCAGCAGCTGTCCGCCGACGCCGGACTCACCGGCCGGGAGAACGTCGCCCTGTTCGCCCGCGTCTTCGACGTGCCGCGCCGCGAACGCGCCGAGCGTGTGCGGCAGGCCCTGGCCGCGGTCGGCCTCACCGACGCCGCCGACCGGCTGGCCGGGACGTACTCCGGCGGCATGATCCGGCGGCTCGAACTCGCGCAGGCCCTGGTCAGCGCGCCCCGGCTGCTCATCCTCGACGAGCCGACCATCGGCCTCGACCCGATCGCGCGGACCAGCGTGTGGGAACACATCAACGCCGTCCGTGCGGCCACCGGCATGACCGTGCTGGTGACCACCCACTACATGGACGAGGCCGACCAGTACTGCGACCGGGTCGGCCTGATGCACCACGGCCGCATCCGCGCCCTCGGCACGCCCGCAGAACTGCGCCGGGGGCTCGCCGCCCGCCGCGGCACGGACACGCTGCCCACCCTGGAGGACGTCTTCCGGGACATCGCCGGCAGCGGCCTCGACGACCAGTCAGGAGGTTTCCGCGATGTCCGAAGCACCCGCCGCACCGCACGCCGTGCCGGCTGA
- a CDS encoding MarR family winged helix-turn-helix transcriptional regulator has translation MDDETFPDELADALVGVQRLIRRRLRREMAAPQLRGAEVELLRLVVTRPGIGISDAAKDLYLASNSVSTLVNRLATEGYLIRETDPADRRAARLVPTPAARTRLREWRTRRADLVRQQVARLDEADRAALRAAIPALRTLAVQLHEEAEES, from the coding sequence ATGGACGACGAGACCTTCCCGGACGAGCTGGCCGACGCGCTCGTCGGCGTGCAGCGGCTGATCCGGCGCCGGCTGCGCCGGGAGATGGCCGCACCACAGCTGCGCGGAGCGGAAGTGGAACTCCTGCGGCTGGTCGTGACCCGCCCCGGCATCGGCATCTCGGACGCGGCCAAGGACCTGTATCTGGCGAGCAACTCGGTGTCGACGCTGGTCAACCGGCTGGCGACGGAGGGCTATCTGATCCGCGAGACGGACCCGGCCGACCGCCGGGCCGCGCGCCTGGTGCCCACCCCCGCGGCGCGGACCCGGCTGCGTGAATGGCGTACCCGCCGCGCGGACCTCGTACGACAACAGGTGGCCCGGCTCGACGAGGCGGACCGCGCGGCGCTCCGGGCGGCGATCCCGGCCCTGCGCACCCTCGCCGTTCAGCTGCACGAGGAGGCCGAGGAGTCATGA
- a CDS encoding RNA polymerase sigma factor SigF, with protein sequence MRSAGGMKQHPHDDAPDTAAAFVRLSQLPEGPARRALRDELVEAWLPMAERIAVRFKGRGESLEDLYQVAALGLVKAVDHYDPSRGRAFEAYAVPTVTGEIKRHFRDHMWTLHVPRRVQDLRNRVRRAAKELAQTTPGRAPTVAEIAEHAQLSEDEVRTGMEALECFTALSLDAEMPGTDGYALADGLGGPDPSYDVVVDRVAAGPVLKALPERERTILYLRFFGGMTQSRIAQQLGISQMHVSRLLSGCCARLHEELLVEAR encoded by the coding sequence ATGCGTAGCGCCGGCGGAATGAAGCAGCATCCGCATGATGACGCCCCCGACACAGCGGCCGCGTTCGTACGGCTGTCGCAGCTGCCCGAGGGGCCGGCGCGCAGGGCACTCCGGGACGAGTTGGTCGAGGCCTGGCTGCCCATGGCGGAGCGGATCGCCGTCCGCTTCAAGGGGCGCGGAGAGTCCCTGGAGGACCTTTACCAGGTGGCCGCTCTGGGCCTGGTGAAGGCCGTCGACCACTACGACCCGTCGCGTGGCCGGGCCTTCGAGGCGTATGCCGTGCCGACCGTGACCGGGGAGATCAAGCGGCACTTCCGCGACCACATGTGGACGCTGCACGTGCCGCGCCGCGTGCAGGACCTGCGCAACCGGGTCCGGCGTGCGGCGAAGGAGCTGGCCCAGACGACTCCGGGGCGCGCTCCGACCGTCGCCGAGATCGCCGAGCACGCGCAGCTCAGCGAGGACGAGGTACGGACCGGCATGGAGGCCCTGGAGTGCTTCACCGCGCTGTCGCTGGACGCGGAGATGCCCGGCACGGACGGGTACGCGCTGGCGGACGGGCTCGGCGGGCCGGACCCGTCGTACGACGTCGTCGTCGACCGGGTGGCCGCCGGGCCCGTCCTGAAGGCGCTTCCCGAGCGTGAGCGGACCATCCTCTATCTGCGGTTCTTCGGCGGTATGACGCAGAGCCGCATCGCCCAGCAGCTCGGGATCTCGCAGATGCATGTCTCCCGGCTGCTCAGCGGCTGCTGCGCCCGACTGCACGAGGAACTCCTCGTCGAGGCCCGCTGA
- a CDS encoding ANTAR domain-containing protein, whose translation MPTDGGSERIFELQEEVDQLKEAVASHAVVDQAIGMIVALGRVTPGEGWKILKDISQHTNIKLRNVAELILIWGRSGVIPLEIRVELEEGLDRYGPTEIPGAPPER comes from the coding sequence ATGCCCACCGACGGGGGCTCGGAGCGGATCTTCGAGCTGCAGGAAGAGGTCGATCAACTCAAGGAAGCGGTCGCCTCGCACGCTGTCGTGGACCAGGCGATCGGCATGATCGTCGCGCTCGGCCGGGTGACTCCGGGCGAGGGCTGGAAGATCCTCAAGGACATCTCCCAGCACACGAACATCAAACTGCGCAATGTCGCGGAACTCATCCTGATCTGGGGCCGCAGCGGCGTCATCCCGCTGGAGATCAGGGTGGAACTGGAAGAGGGCCTGGACCGCTACGGCCCCACGGAGATCCCCGGCGCACCGCCGGAGCGGTGA
- a CDS encoding VOC family protein, with protein sequence MNKDITLSRGATDVVSTHSVFGAPCWVSLTSRDLEATESFYAAVLGWRWRTAKLGDRFRVALAGGTPVAGIAGVATMWQMAVAWTPYFAVPSADEAVARAQERGGTVAVGPISFPPGRAALLADRDGATFGIWEGELVGNWETWRRSAPTFIRLHTRDAFDSAIFYGEVLDWASDRPGCCEVHYEGGEVVLRSGGDVVARIESGALGTAPDPTIRPHWQVHFAVTDVAACARAAELNGGSVLSESAEEAVLRDADGAQFTVTSRRAR encoded by the coding sequence ATGAACAAAGACATCACACTCTCCCGTGGTGCGACGGACGTCGTCTCCACCCACTCCGTGTTCGGCGCGCCCTGCTGGGTGAGCCTGACCAGCCGCGATCTCGAGGCCACCGAGTCGTTCTACGCGGCGGTGCTGGGCTGGCGCTGGCGCACGGCCAAGCTCGGCGACCGCTTCCGCGTGGCCCTGGCGGGCGGCACACCGGTCGCCGGGATCGCCGGGGTCGCCACGATGTGGCAGATGGCCGTGGCGTGGACGCCCTACTTCGCCGTGCCCAGCGCGGACGAGGCCGTGGCCCGCGCGCAGGAGCGCGGCGGCACGGTGGCGGTGGGCCCGATCTCCTTTCCGCCCGGGCGTGCGGCGCTGCTGGCCGACCGGGACGGCGCCACCTTCGGGATCTGGGAGGGCGAGCTGGTCGGCAACTGGGAGACCTGGCGTCGCTCGGCACCGACCTTCATCCGGCTGCACACCCGCGACGCCTTCGACTCCGCCATCTTCTACGGCGAGGTCCTCGACTGGGCGTCGGACCGCCCGGGCTGCTGCGAGGTCCACTACGAGGGCGGCGAGGTCGTCCTGCGCAGCGGTGGCGATGTCGTGGCCCGCATCGAGTCGGGGGCGCTGGGGACGGCCCCGGACCCCACGATCCGGCCGCACTGGCAGGTCCACTTCGCGGTCACGGACGTCGCGGCCTGCGCCCGGGCCGCGGAGCTGAACGGCGGCAGCGTGCTGTCGGAGAGCGCCGAGGAGGCCGTGCTGCGCGACGCCGACGGCGCGCAGTTCACGGTGACCTCGCGGCGGGCCCGCTGA